A section of the Solitalea canadensis DSM 3403 genome encodes:
- a CDS encoding c-type cytochrome — MKKKITVLVLLGAIVGGLIACSNPKEIKEKQYYAEGMYLYQKYCQNCHMENGKGLGELIPPLAQSDYLFNNMSDLACMIKNGKQGKMIVNGKSYDGIMPGYNNLSSIEIAEIITYVTNSWGNKSSTYSIKQVEEDLKKCK, encoded by the coding sequence ATGAAGAAAAAAATTACAGTTTTAGTTCTTTTGGGAGCTATCGTGGGTGGATTGATCGCTTGTTCTAATCCTAAAGAAATAAAAGAGAAACAATACTATGCTGAAGGCATGTATCTGTATCAAAAGTATTGTCAGAATTGTCATATGGAAAATGGTAAAGGTTTAGGTGAACTAATACCTCCGTTGGCTCAATCGGATTACTTATTTAATAATATGTCTGATTTAGCCTGCATGATAAAAAATGGGAAACAAGGAAAAATGATAGTTAATGGCAAGTCTTATGATGGAATTATGCCTGGCTATAACAACCTGAGCTCTATTGAAATAGCAGAGATCATTACCTATGTTACTAATTCATGGGGTAATAAATCTTCAACCTATTCAATAAAACAAGTTGAAGAAGATCTTAAAAAATGTAAGTAA
- a CDS encoding ABC transporter ATP-binding protein has translation MSFNEQIVEVRRHYNSGDFDLAHRRLLDCVIETADTTLFKQALSYCEWYEQSIASVAKDEISTKAVELLALIEKIGPLDSSTNQKELLTVKSLSKQYAKSNFELNDIDFTLSAGEVIGLVGENGNGKTTLLRLLAAELYPDSGLINYSFANNVHDYELRSKLVYVPQRIPRWWGSLMDNLNFTLTQQGIKGSDNLLWAEMIVARLGLRPFRHLSWNRLSSGYRTRFELAKTLLRAPKVLLLDEPLANLDINAQQTVLQDLKFLSRSASRPFGILLSSQHIYEVEKVSDKIIYLEHGKPKYQQLNGQKIDEESKPVYELIIELETPATRESVEKTFRDLSPNHLKYNGNVYIVSFSPEQTMGAVLQSIAQHQLEIIYLRNISQSSRRFFTN, from the coding sequence ATGAGTTTTAACGAACAAATAGTTGAAGTCCGCAGGCATTATAACTCCGGGGACTTTGATCTTGCACATCGACGCCTTTTGGATTGTGTAATAGAAACCGCTGATACAACCCTATTTAAACAAGCACTCTCCTATTGTGAGTGGTATGAACAAAGTATTGCATCAGTAGCAAAAGATGAAATAAGTACAAAAGCAGTTGAATTATTGGCGCTTATTGAGAAAATAGGGCCGTTGGATTCTTCAACAAATCAAAAAGAACTATTAACTGTTAAATCACTGTCTAAACAGTATGCTAAAAGCAATTTTGAGCTAAATGACATTGATTTTACATTATCGGCCGGTGAAGTTATCGGATTGGTTGGAGAAAACGGAAACGGAAAAACCACCTTATTACGTTTGTTAGCTGCTGAATTATATCCTGATTCGGGTTTAATTAATTACAGCTTCGCCAATAATGTTCATGATTATGAATTACGCTCCAAATTAGTATATGTACCTCAACGCATCCCACGTTGGTGGGGCAGTTTAATGGATAATCTGAATTTTACACTAACACAGCAAGGAATCAAAGGCAGTGACAATCTGTTATGGGCTGAAATGATTGTAGCCCGTTTAGGATTAAGGCCTTTCAGACACCTAAGCTGGAACCGTCTCTCCTCCGGATACAGAACACGTTTTGAGCTGGCAAAAACATTATTGAGAGCGCCTAAAGTTTTGTTGCTGGATGAGCCATTAGCTAATCTAGATATTAACGCCCAACAAACGGTCCTTCAGGATTTAAAATTCCTTTCTCGTTCGGCGAGCAGGCCTTTTGGAATTTTATTGAGTTCACAGCATATTTATGAGGTGGAAAAGGTTTCAGATAAAATCATCTACCTTGAGCACGGCAAACCTAAATATCAGCAATTAAACGGTCAAAAAATTGACGAGGAATCAAAACCTGTTTATGAACTAATCATTGAATTAGAAACTCCCGCTACTAGAGAAAGCGTAGAGAAAACATTCCGGGATTTATCACCAAATCACCTGAAATATAACGGAAACGTTTATATCGTATCATTCTCCCCTGAACAAACCATGGGAGCTGTTTTACAATCAATTGCACAACATCAGCTGGAGATCATTTATTTGAGAAATATTTCACAATCTTCTCGGAGATTTTTTACTAATTAA
- a CDS encoding SCO family protein: MNIKLSNLIPLVAIGMVLAFVGCNKTDDSKLPILGRREPVTKMVDGKEVIDTLYQTIQPFRFVNQDSQWVSNETFKDKIYVADFFFTSCPTICPIMKKNMLVVYDKFKGNPEVGILSHSIDPRHDSVSVLKKFAHKIGVEGNQWNFITGNRDTIYSIAESSYLTTAKEDNTQPGGIVHSGAFILVDKDRHIRGVYDGTNTEAVEQMMKDMDKLLLEYKKH; the protein is encoded by the coding sequence ATGAATATAAAGTTAAGTAACCTTATTCCTTTAGTTGCCATTGGAATGGTATTAGCATTTGTTGGCTGCAATAAAACCGACGATAGTAAACTTCCAATCTTAGGTCGTAGAGAACCTGTAACCAAAATGGTTGACGGAAAAGAGGTTATTGATACGCTTTATCAAACTATCCAGCCTTTCCGGTTTGTAAATCAGGATAGCCAGTGGGTAAGCAATGAAACCTTTAAAGATAAGATCTACGTAGCTGATTTCTTCTTTACTTCCTGCCCTACCATCTGCCCTATTATGAAAAAAAACATGCTGGTGGTTTATGACAAATTTAAAGGTAATCCTGAAGTTGGGATCTTATCGCATAGTATCGATCCTCGTCATGATTCTGTTAGTGTATTAAAGAAATTTGCACATAAAATTGGCGTTGAGGGAAATCAATGGAACTTTATTACCGGTAACCGCGACACTATTTACTCTATAGCAGAAAGCAGCTATTTAACTACAGCAAAAGAAGATAATACACAACCAGGCGGAATTGTACACAGCGGTGCTTTCATTTTGGTGGATAAAGATCGTCATATCCGTGGTGTGTATGATGGAACAAATACAGAAGCAGTTGAGCAGATGATGAAGGATATGGATAAACTTCTTTTGGAATACAAAAAGCACTAA
- a CDS encoding phosphohexomutase domain-containing protein: protein MINIKFGTDGWRAIIAQEFTVENVIRVGYGTALWLKEQKPKASVVIGNDPRFAGKLFAETTAKVFANAGIKVFISSTDFVSTPMVSLGTVLLKADLGVIITASHNPPAYSGYKIKASYGGPATPSMIDAVEELIPEKIPLDLLSIDEYKKQGLIEEINLEDMYIKHVEEKFDLDAIRNSGMNFAYDAMYGAGQNAMRRLFPDATFLHCDHNPGFDGQAPEPIHKNLSEFSELIKLSGDIASGLATDGDADRIGLYDEKGNFVDSHHIILLLIHYLHKYKGLSGEVITTFSCTQKIADLCAKYKLPQTTTKIGFKYICDLIVNGGKQVLAGGEESGGIAITGYIPERDGIWIGLTVWEFMAKTGKSLTELIEEVYAEVGSFAVERYDLHLTEEKKQAIIKACKNGLYSSFGSYKIAQVEDMDGYKFHLGNGTWVMIRPSGTEPVLRVYAEAANSADAFAILDATKATLLG, encoded by the coding sequence ATGATAAACATTAAATTCGGCACCGATGGATGGCGTGCCATTATAGCTCAGGAGTTTACAGTTGAAAATGTTATTCGTGTAGGATACGGAACTGCCTTATGGTTAAAAGAACAAAAACCTAAAGCTTCAGTAGTAATTGGCAATGACCCTCGTTTTGCAGGGAAATTATTTGCTGAAACCACAGCAAAAGTTTTCGCAAATGCCGGCATTAAAGTATTTATCTCTTCTACCGATTTTGTATCTACACCAATGGTTTCTTTAGGAACCGTATTATTAAAAGCTGATCTGGGGGTAATCATTACGGCAAGTCACAATCCACCGGCTTACAGTGGTTATAAAATCAAAGCTTCTTATGGTGGACCTGCTACTCCGTCTATGATTGATGCTGTTGAAGAGCTAATTCCTGAGAAAATTCCTTTGGACTTACTTTCAATTGATGAATACAAAAAACAAGGATTGATTGAAGAGATTAATCTGGAAGACATGTATATTAAACACGTTGAAGAAAAATTTGACCTTGATGCTATCCGTAACTCAGGGATGAATTTTGCTTACGATGCGATGTATGGCGCCGGACAAAATGCAATGCGCCGCTTGTTCCCTGATGCAACGTTCCTTCACTGTGATCATAATCCGGGGTTTGACGGACAAGCACCTGAGCCGATCCACAAAAATCTTTCTGAATTTTCTGAATTGATCAAACTTAGTGGTGATATCGCATCAGGTTTAGCAACTGATGGAGACGCTGACCGTATTGGTTTGTATGATGAAAAAGGAAATTTCGTAGATTCTCATCATATTATCTTATTACTCATTCATTATTTACACAAATACAAAGGTTTAAGTGGCGAGGTAATCACCACTTTTTCTTGTACACAAAAAATCGCTGACCTTTGTGCGAAGTATAAACTTCCTCAAACTACCACTAAAATCGGGTTTAAATATATCTGTGATTTAATTGTTAACGGTGGTAAGCAAGTGTTGGCAGGCGGTGAAGAATCAGGAGGAATTGCAATTACCGGTTATATTCCGGAACGTGATGGTATTTGGATTGGTTTAACTGTTTGGGAATTTATGGCTAAAACAGGTAAATCATTAACTGAACTGATTGAAGAAGTATATGCTGAAGTTGGTTCATTTGCCGTTGAGCGCTACGATCTTCACTTAACGGAAGAGAAAAAGCAAGCCATCATTAAAGCTTGTAAAAACGGCCTGTATTCTTCGTTTGGAAGCTATAAAATTGCACAAGTTGAAGATATGGACGGTTATAAATTCCACTTAGGAAATGGAACCTGGGTAATGATTCGTCCTTCGGGAACAGAACCTGTATTAAGAGTTTATGCTGAAGCAGCAAATTCTGCAGATGCATTTGCAATTCTGGATGCAACAAAAGCGACTTTACTTGGCTAA
- a CDS encoding sigma-54-dependent transcriptional regulator yields MAKLLIVDDERSIRNTLREILEYENYDVDDTDNGESALQLIAKNNYDLVLCDIKMNKMDGLEVLSRSQQTNPDLPFIMISGHGTVETAVEASKKGAFDFISKPPDLNRLLITVRNALDRGALATETRVLKKKVSKTREILGHSPAIQKIKETIERVAPTDARVLVTGPNGSGKELVARWIHEKSNRSASTIIEVNCAAIPSELIESELFGHEKGSFTSAIKQRIGKFEQAHGGTLFLDEIGDMSLSAQAKVLRALQENKITRVGGEREIDVDVRVIAATNKDLLKEIEKGNFRLDLYHRLSVIIINVPALKERKGDVTLIAESFLDEICSDYGMPVKQLTKEALRALENLEWSGNIRELHNMIERLIIMSDKVITDVDVQLFSHSPQLSTSNESNFDFERFSKFQEFKDHIEKQFIKHKLEKNNWNVSKTADEIDIQRSHLYSKIEKFGLKREEIGAN; encoded by the coding sequence ATGGCAAAACTTCTGATCGTTGATGATGAGCGCAGTATTCGTAATACCTTGCGCGAAATTCTTGAGTACGAGAATTATGATGTTGATGACACCGATAATGGTGAGTCAGCACTTCAGTTAATTGCAAAAAACAACTATGACCTGGTGCTGTGCGACATTAAAATGAACAAAATGGACGGATTGGAGGTATTAAGCCGATCACAGCAAACCAATCCTGATCTACCATTTATTATGATCTCTGGCCATGGAACGGTTGAAACAGCCGTTGAGGCCAGCAAAAAAGGTGCATTTGATTTCATTTCAAAACCACCTGATCTGAATCGTCTTTTAATTACTGTTCGAAATGCGCTTGACAGAGGTGCTTTGGCAACCGAAACAAGAGTATTAAAGAAAAAAGTTTCGAAGACCAGGGAAATTCTGGGCCACTCCCCTGCAATCCAGAAAATTAAAGAAACCATTGAGCGTGTTGCTCCTACTGATGCCCGTGTGTTGGTTACGGGACCTAACGGTAGCGGTAAAGAATTGGTTGCGAGATGGATTCATGAAAAAAGCAACAGATCGGCCAGTACAATTATTGAGGTTAACTGTGCCGCAATCCCATCTGAATTAATTGAGAGTGAATTATTCGGACATGAAAAAGGTTCGTTTACCTCGGCAATTAAACAACGTATTGGAAAATTTGAACAAGCACACGGTGGAACATTATTTCTTGACGAAATCGGTGATATGAGCCTTTCAGCACAGGCAAAAGTATTGCGCGCTCTTCAGGAAAATAAAATTACCCGTGTTGGCGGTGAACGTGAAATCGATGTTGATGTAAGAGTAATTGCCGCGACTAATAAAGATTTGTTAAAGGAAATTGAAAAAGGAAATTTCCGCTTAGACCTTTATCACCGCTTGAGTGTAATTATTATCAATGTTCCTGCATTAAAAGAAAGGAAAGGTGACGTGACCTTGATAGCTGAAAGTTTTCTGGATGAAATTTGCTCAGATTACGGAATGCCAGTAAAACAGCTCACAAAAGAGGCTTTACGTGCTTTGGAAAACCTTGAATGGTCTGGCAATATTCGTGAGCTCCATAATATGATCGAACGACTGATCATTATGAGTGATAAAGTTATTACAGATGTAGACGTACAGCTATTCTCTCACTCTCCTCAGTTATCTACTTCGAATGAGAGTAATTTCGACTTTGAACGTTTCAGTAAATTCCAGGAATTCAAAGATCATATCGAAAAACAATTTATAAAGCATAAATTGGAGAAAAACAATTGGAATGTTTCAAAAACTGCTGATGAAATTGACATTCAGCGAAGTCATTTGTATAGTAAAATAGAAAAATTTGGATTAAAACGAGAAGAAATTGGGGCCAATTAA
- a CDS encoding DUF4954 family protein translates to MALIKKDSMLQLGHNFISGDQIPEGKDEYYLRFEQSNSNNYRQLRRDEIQLLQANQNLSDDWNNLLVTDKFNPSFVRNCNFYGLVRIGDLEEYFLEYHDMRYPVGLYNSTIVSCDLGNNVSLNNVNYVSHYIIGNESILFNVNELQVSNYSKFGNGILKKGEDENVRIWLEICNENGGRKILPFDGMLTSDAFLWSKYRDDDELMHKFVEITENQFSATRGFYGTIGEQCVIKNCQIIKDVIIGNGAYIKGANKLKNLTINSSFESRTQIGEGVELVNGIIGFGCKIFYGVKAVRFSLGNNSSLKYGARLINSILGENSTISCCEVLNCLIYPGHEQHHNNSFLIAATVLGQSNIAAGATIGSNHNSRANDGEIVTGRGFWPGLCVSLKHNSKFASFTLLAKGSYPAELNISLPFSLVSINEREDLLQIIPAYWWMYNMYALARNSWKYHARDARKIRYQEFEFDYLAPDTIEEIFEALSLLENWVGADRSRKKDLNGQAGAGYEEIGRATLLNSSKKLNQIEVLGGIVEANSRKTVILKPSEAYNSYREMIHYFAIKTVIEYSRTHKLANLNQIIARLGEGQRSKWINLGGQLVSENDVAELKSKIKDGSLDNWNKIHDHYNYLHRFYEQRKAEYAFAVLKDLHLTRTAVDIENKWNEWLDWAIEIAEKVKDRTFDSRNKDYMNEFRKLPYDNEKEMEMVLGNINDNEFIKTVQTSYLHFLEHVVQYKFPVNAL, encoded by the coding sequence ATGGCATTAATAAAAAAGGATTCGATGTTGCAACTCGGTCATAATTTCATTTCGGGTGACCAGATTCCGGAAGGAAAGGACGAGTATTATTTACGCTTTGAGCAATCGAACTCAAATAATTATCGCCAGCTGCGTCGAGATGAGATTCAGCTTTTACAAGCTAACCAAAACCTCTCAGATGACTGGAATAACCTGTTGGTTACAGATAAATTTAACCCAAGTTTTGTAAGAAACTGTAATTTTTACGGTCTGGTTCGCATTGGTGATCTCGAGGAATATTTCCTCGAATATCACGACATGCGCTATCCGGTCGGTTTATATAATTCAACAATCGTTTCCTGTGATTTAGGCAATAACGTTTCGCTGAATAATGTAAATTATGTTTCTCATTACATCATTGGTAATGAAAGCATATTATTCAATGTAAACGAATTGCAGGTTTCCAATTACTCCAAATTTGGCAACGGGATTTTAAAAAAGGGTGAAGATGAGAATGTAAGAATATGGCTTGAAATATGTAATGAAAATGGCGGTCGCAAGATTTTACCTTTTGACGGTATGCTTACAAGCGATGCCTTTCTATGGTCGAAATACCGTGACGATGACGAACTCATGCACAAATTCGTCGAAATAACGGAAAATCAATTTTCAGCTACAAGAGGTTTTTATGGAACAATTGGCGAACAATGTGTGATTAAAAACTGCCAGATCATTAAAGATGTAATAATAGGGAATGGAGCTTATATAAAAGGGGCAAACAAACTAAAAAATCTTACCATTAACAGTTCTTTTGAAAGCCGCACACAAATTGGCGAAGGAGTTGAACTAGTAAACGGTATTATTGGTTTTGGTTGTAAAATATTCTACGGAGTTAAAGCCGTTCGTTTTTCGTTAGGCAATAATTCCTCTTTAAAATACGGAGCACGCTTAATCAACTCAATCCTCGGGGAAAACTCAACCATTTCCTGTTGTGAGGTATTAAACTGTTTGATTTATCCGGGTCACGAGCAACACCATAACAATTCATTTTTAATAGCAGCAACGGTTTTAGGTCAAAGTAATATTGCCGCCGGAGCTACTATCGGTTCTAACCACAATTCAAGAGCTAATGATGGTGAAATTGTTACGGGACGCGGTTTTTGGCCCGGCTTGTGCGTAAGCCTTAAACACAACAGTAAGTTTGCTTCATTTACGCTTTTGGCCAAAGGCTCCTACCCTGCTGAATTGAATATTTCGCTACCGTTCTCATTGGTTTCTATCAATGAACGTGAAGATCTTTTGCAAATAATCCCAGCTTACTGGTGGATGTATAATATGTATGCCCTGGCTCGTAATTCATGGAAATACCATGCCCGAGATGCCAGAAAGATTAGATACCAGGAGTTTGAATTTGATTATTTAGCTCCAGACACCATTGAAGAGATTTTTGAGGCGTTAAGCTTATTAGAAAACTGGGTAGGTGCTGATCGTTCACGTAAAAAAGACTTGAATGGACAAGCAGGTGCTGGTTATGAAGAAATTGGTCGTGCTACTTTATTAAATTCATCAAAAAAACTAAATCAAATAGAGGTTTTAGGAGGAATTGTAGAAGCCAATAGTCGTAAAACCGTAATTCTGAAACCTAGTGAGGCCTATAATTCATATCGGGAAATGATTCATTATTTTGCGATAAAAACGGTAATTGAGTACTCAAGAACGCATAAGTTGGCCAACTTAAACCAAATAATTGCCCGATTAGGCGAAGGTCAACGTAGTAAATGGATTAATTTAGGTGGACAACTGGTATCAGAAAATGATGTAGCCGAACTAAAAAGTAAAATCAAGGATGGTTCTTTAGATAACTGGAATAAAATCCATGATCATTACAATTACTTGCATCGCTTCTACGAGCAACGAAAAGCAGAATATGCCTTTGCTGTATTAAAAGACCTTCATTTAACCAGAACAGCTGTTGACATTGAAAATAAATGGAACGAATGGCTCGACTGGGCAATTGAAATTGCAGAAAAAGTAAAAGACCGTACTTTCGATTCGCGTAATAAAGATTACATGAACGAATTCCGAAAGCTTCCATACGATAATGAGAAAGAGATGGAAATGGTTTTGGGAAATATTAACGATAATGAATTTATTAAAACCGTTCAAACAAGCTATTTGCATTTCCTTGAACATGTAGTTCAATACAAATTTCCGGTAAACGCTTTATAA
- the glmS gene encoding glutamine--fructose-6-phosphate transaminase (isomerizing), with protein sequence MCGIIAYVGRQQALPILLNGLKRLEYRGYDSAGIAVMNPDLTIFKKKGKVINLEEHANANSIDSTIGMGHTRWATHGEPCDRNSHPHLSDNKKLAIIHNGIIENYATLKKELQSKGHIFDSDTDSEVLIHFIEDIQENLRCSLEDAVRIALTRVTGAYAIVVMSQDDPDLLIAARKSSPLIVGIGKNEFFLASDATPIIEYTNQVVYLKDFEVAIIKNGKLTLTDLENNIHDTYIKELDIELAAIEKGNFEHYMLKEIFEQPSTIFDCMRGRLLLEDKKVYLGGIREYIDQLSNAKRIVIIACGTSLHAGMVARYLFEEICRVPVEVEYASEFRYGNPVIRDGDVVIAISQSGETADTLVAIEKAKEMGAIILGVCNVVGSSIPRASHAGVYTHAGAEIGVASTKAFTAQLTVLYLIALQVAKEKGTIDNERFKKLITELDLIPEKVQQILENSYIAQSLASLYMDAKSMIYLGRGYNFPIALEGALKIKEISYIHAEGYPAAEMKHGPIALIDEEMPVVFIATKDHTYEKIVSNIQEVKARKGKVIAVVNEGDDVVKHLADHVMEIPETDPLLTPLLAVIPLQLFAYYTGVLKGCNVDQPRNLAKSVTVE encoded by the coding sequence ATGTGTGGAATTATCGCTTATGTTGGCCGACAGCAAGCTCTGCCTATTTTGCTTAATGGCTTAAAACGTTTAGAATATCGTGGATACGACAGCGCTGGTATTGCTGTTATGAATCCAGACCTGACCATCTTTAAGAAGAAAGGTAAGGTTATCAATCTTGAAGAACATGCCAATGCAAACTCTATAGACAGCACTATTGGTATGGGCCATACCCGTTGGGCTACTCACGGCGAACCTTGCGACCGCAACTCTCACCCTCACCTTTCAGACAATAAAAAACTGGCAATTATTCACAATGGTATAATTGAGAATTATGCTACGCTTAAGAAAGAATTACAAAGCAAAGGACATATTTTTGATAGTGATACTGATAGTGAAGTATTGATTCATTTCATTGAAGATATTCAGGAAAATCTTAGATGCTCATTGGAAGATGCTGTTCGTATTGCACTTACACGCGTAACAGGCGCTTATGCAATTGTCGTAATGTCGCAAGATGATCCGGATTTGCTTATTGCCGCAAGAAAAAGCTCTCCGCTAATTGTTGGGATTGGTAAAAATGAATTCTTCCTTGCTTCAGATGCTACTCCTATAATTGAATACACTAACCAGGTTGTTTACCTGAAGGATTTTGAAGTTGCTATTATTAAAAATGGTAAACTCACCTTAACCGACCTTGAAAACAATATCCACGACACTTATATCAAAGAGTTAGACATTGAACTTGCTGCTATTGAAAAAGGAAACTTTGAGCATTACATGCTTAAAGAAATCTTTGAACAACCAAGCACCATTTTTGATTGTATGCGTGGACGATTGCTGTTAGAAGATAAAAAAGTATACCTGGGAGGAATCCGCGAATATATTGATCAGTTATCTAATGCTAAACGTATTGTAATTATTGCCTGCGGAACATCATTGCATGCAGGAATGGTTGCGCGGTATTTATTTGAAGAAATCTGTCGCGTGCCGGTAGAAGTTGAATATGCTTCTGAATTTCGTTATGGAAACCCGGTTATCCGTGATGGTGATGTAGTGATTGCCATTTCACAATCAGGTGAAACAGCCGATACATTAGTAGCCATCGAAAAGGCTAAAGAAATGGGCGCTATCATTCTGGGTGTATGTAATGTGGTAGGTTCATCAATTCCACGAGCATCTCATGCCGGTGTATACACACACGCAGGGGCTGAAATCGGTGTTGCTAGTACCAAGGCATTTACAGCTCAGTTAACTGTTCTGTACCTTATCGCGTTGCAGGTTGCAAAAGAAAAAGGTACGATCGATAATGAGCGCTTCAAAAAGCTTATTACTGAATTAGATCTTATCCCTGAAAAAGTGCAGCAGATTCTTGAGAACTCTTACATTGCACAATCATTAGCCAGCTTATACATGGATGCTAAAAGCATGATTTATTTAGGCCGTGGCTATAATTTCCCTATTGCACTTGAGGGAGCGTTAAAGATCAAAGAAATTTCATACATCCATGCAGAAGGCTATCCTGCCGCCGAAATGAAACACGGCCCGATTGCTCTTATTGATGAAGAAATGCCGGTTGTGTTTATTGCCACCAAAGATCATACTTACGAAAAAATCGTTTCGAATATTCAGGAAGTTAAGGCACGAAAAGGCAAAGTAATTGCTGTAGTAAATGAAGGCGATGACGTTGTTAAACACTTAGCTGACCATGTAATGGAAATCCCAGAAACCGACCCGTTACTAACTCCATTACTTGCCGTAATTCCATTACAGTTATTTGCATACTATACCGGTGTTTTAAAAGGTTGCAATGTTGACCAGCCACGAAATTTAGCTAAATCGGTAACGGTAGAGTAA